In one window of Kiritimatiellia bacterium DNA:
- the pgi gene encoding glucose-6-phosphate isomerase, whose translation MRALLAHGRQMRREKVHLRELFAADPDRARRFTVEAGDLLLDYSKNLITQETMSLLFALADAADVKGAAQEMFNGRPINLTEGRAVLHVALRAPPEAVIRVRGHNVVPEVHAVLARMAAFAEAVRDGSWRGCTGRRIRNVINIGIGGSDLGPAMACAALRPFAARHLNVAFVSNVDGTHLAETVRDLDPEETLFIVASKTFTTEETMTNARSARSWLLGRLGQADGAVARHFVAVSTQRDRVVEFGIHPENMFPFWDWVGGRYSLCSAIGLPLMIAIGAARFREMLDGFHRMDRHFLETPYERNLPVILALLGVWYNNVWGAETHAILPYDQYLARLPAYLQQADMESNGKRVDRRGRPVRWQTGPIVWGEPGTNGQHAFYQLIHQGTKLVPCDFIGFCRTQNPIGDHHDRLMANFFAQTEALAFGKTAEEVAAEGVPPKLVPHRVFPGNRPTNTILADELNPSVLGQLIAAYEHKIFTQGVIWNICSFDQWGVELGKQLARRILPELQSAAEPDLRHDSSTNALIRRYRERRLRPARPLSADERGKTE comes from the coding sequence ATGCGGGCGCTGTTGGCGCACGGCCGTCAGATGCGTCGCGAAAAGGTCCATCTGCGGGAGCTGTTCGCGGCAGATCCGGATCGCGCTCGTCGGTTCACCGTTGAAGCCGGCGATCTGTTGTTGGACTACTCGAAGAACCTGATCACGCAGGAAACAATGTCCTTGTTGTTCGCGTTGGCCGACGCGGCGGACGTGAAGGGGGCGGCGCAGGAGATGTTCAACGGCCGTCCGATCAATTTGACGGAAGGGCGTGCGGTGTTGCACGTCGCGCTGCGCGCACCTCCGGAAGCGGTGATCCGGGTTCGGGGGCACAACGTTGTACCGGAGGTCCACGCAGTGCTTGCGCGCATGGCGGCGTTTGCGGAAGCGGTGCGCGACGGGAGTTGGCGAGGCTGTACGGGCCGGCGGATTCGAAACGTAATCAATATCGGCATCGGCGGTTCGGACCTTGGGCCCGCAATGGCGTGTGCGGCGCTGCGTCCGTTCGCGGCAAGGCACTTGAACGTCGCGTTCGTGTCCAACGTGGATGGCACGCACCTGGCCGAGACGGTGCGAGACCTAGATCCTGAGGAGACCCTGTTCATCGTCGCCTCGAAGACGTTTACGACCGAGGAGACGATGACGAATGCTCGGAGCGCAAGATCGTGGCTGCTGGGGCGACTCGGGCAGGCCGACGGCGCGGTCGCACGGCATTTCGTGGCGGTATCCACCCAGCGCGACAGGGTCGTCGAGTTTGGAATCCATCCGGAGAACATGTTTCCGTTTTGGGACTGGGTGGGTGGGCGGTATTCGCTCTGCAGCGCGATTGGTCTACCGCTGATGATTGCAATCGGCGCGGCACGCTTCCGCGAGATGCTGGACGGATTTCACCGCATGGATCGGCACTTTCTCGAGACGCCGTACGAGCGGAATCTTCCCGTCATCCTCGCGCTGCTGGGCGTTTGGTACAACAACGTATGGGGGGCGGAGACGCACGCGATCCTGCCCTACGATCAGTATCTGGCGCGGCTGCCTGCTTATCTGCAGCAGGCCGACATGGAGAGCAATGGCAAACGAGTGGATCGGCGCGGACGGCCGGTGCGCTGGCAGACGGGGCCGATTGTTTGGGGAGAACCCGGCACCAACGGCCAGCATGCTTTCTATCAGCTGATCCACCAGGGTACCAAGCTTGTGCCGTGCGACTTCATCGGCTTTTGTCGCACCCAAAATCCGATCGGTGATCATCACGACCGCTTGATGGCCAACTTCTTCGCACAAACGGAGGCGCTTGCGTTTGGCAAAACGGCGGAGGAGGTTGCGGCAGAAGGGGTGCCTCCGAAGCTTGTGCCGCATCGGGTCTTCCCCGGAAACCGACCCACCAACACGATTCTGGCGGATGAGCTCAATCCGTCCGTGCTGGGCCAACTGATCGCCGCATACGAGCACAAGATTTTCACGCAAGGTGTGATCTGGAACATTTGCTCCTTCGACCAGTGGGGGGTTGAGCTCGGCAAGCAACTGGCCCGCCGAATCCTCCCTGAGCTGCAGAGCGCGGCCGAGCCGGACCTCCGGCACGACAGCTCCACCAACGCGCTGATCCGACGTTACCGCGAGCGGCGGCTTCGCCCCGCACGGCCGTTGTCCGCCGACGAGAGAGGGAAGACAGAATGA
- a CDS encoding SurA N-terminal domain-containing protein: MWIGKFHAMIQSRITWIIFLVVIVFSFVIWGTPFLFASREERERGAAGVLNGRPVTRAEYWDALQHVRLAIALAATGQMPSLDERTEPTLRRLAWQRLASLREAARLGIVIRPDEVQDAIRSQPMFQHEGRFRLEAYRGFVNRLLGETGLGEPFFEEHVAQELALQRLRMITAQAVLAPPADIARVFSVLEDVFQIEYLELPPSIVETNIALSEAQIADYFSRHMTNYAIPPRVVVQYVHFRAADHLSEVPPPEANDIEDYYDEHRQQYTIETQEIVTNLVEAPTPPGTSSTNTPATAQLATQTVRRVRPLDEVRPAIVEALRQRRAMDRAEQRALEFVGRISPDRPTRPLSFEQAAREFGVEVRETPPLLRDVPLATVDAGLRFNRAAFELREAPDERFSLPVRGESGYFVLWLKERLPSRIPELADVRVEVERDAREEAISAALDTCAESLLHDLRAGKTTLAQAAARWNLPLQQPPEFTATRMPTNHPAVERLMGELATCNAGEYTPVVRGGPDGTTRLVAHVIQRKPAPPGRLMDMSRNIADLILREREAAYHRAFEAELLKRGQLQDRMGRSESGADAREDRASEGDSSDS, encoded by the coding sequence ATGTGGATCGGGAAATTTCACGCGATGATCCAGTCCCGGATCACCTGGATCATCTTTCTGGTCGTGATCGTGTTTTCCTTTGTGATCTGGGGCACCCCCTTCCTGTTTGCGAGCCGTGAAGAACGGGAACGCGGTGCGGCCGGCGTGCTGAATGGGCGACCGGTGACGCGGGCCGAATACTGGGACGCTCTCCAACACGTGCGGCTGGCCATCGCGCTGGCCGCAACGGGACAAATGCCTTCGCTGGACGAGCGGACCGAGCCCACCTTGCGCCGACTCGCATGGCAGCGTTTGGCGTCGCTGCGCGAAGCCGCGCGGCTCGGCATCGTGATTCGACCCGATGAAGTCCAGGACGCGATTCGATCCCAGCCGATGTTTCAACACGAGGGCCGCTTTCGCCTCGAGGCCTATCGCGGATTTGTAAATCGCCTGCTCGGTGAGACGGGACTCGGAGAACCGTTCTTTGAGGAGCACGTCGCACAGGAGTTGGCACTGCAGCGGCTCCGCATGATCACGGCGCAGGCGGTCCTCGCGCCGCCCGCCGACATCGCCCGGGTCTTCTCCGTGCTCGAGGACGTGTTCCAGATTGAGTACCTCGAGCTGCCCCCCTCCATCGTCGAGACCAACATCGCCCTTAGCGAGGCACAGATTGCGGACTATTTCTCCCGCCACATGACCAACTACGCGATTCCGCCGCGGGTGGTCGTCCAGTATGTCCATTTTCGAGCAGCCGACCATCTTTCCGAGGTGCCGCCCCCCGAAGCCAACGACATCGAGGACTACTACGACGAGCATCGTCAGCAGTACACCATTGAAACACAGGAAATTGTGACCAACCTCGTCGAGGCACCGACCCCGCCGGGGACCTCTTCCACCAACACGCCGGCAACGGCGCAACTGGCGACCCAGACCGTCCGTCGGGTACGACCGCTGGACGAAGTTCGCCCCGCCATCGTAGAGGCACTCCGGCAACGCCGAGCGATGGACCGCGCTGAACAGCGCGCGCTCGAGTTCGTTGGCCGCATTTCGCCGGACCGTCCGACTCGCCCCCTCTCGTTCGAGCAAGCGGCCCGCGAGTTCGGCGTGGAGGTTCGTGAGACCCCGCCGCTGCTTCGGGACGTCCCCCTCGCGACAGTGGACGCAGGTCTTCGTTTCAACCGGGCCGCATTCGAGCTGAGGGAAGCGCCGGACGAACGCTTCAGCCTGCCCGTTCGCGGTGAAAGTGGCTACTTCGTACTGTGGCTGAAGGAACGGCTCCCCTCGCGTATCCCCGAGCTAGCGGACGTGAGGGTAGAGGTCGAACGTGACGCCCGCGAGGAAGCGATTTCGGCGGCACTCGACACGTGCGCGGAGTCACTGCTGCACGACCTTCGCGCCGGAAAGACGACACTCGCCCAGGCGGCCGCCCGGTGGAATCTTCCGCTCCAGCAGCCGCCAGAATTCACGGCGACGCGGATGCCCACCAACCATCCGGCGGTCGAACGACTGATGGGCGAGCTGGCCACCTGCAATGCGGGGGAGTACACGCCGGTTGTCCGCGGGGGCCCTGACGGAACAACGCGCCTGGTCGCACACGTCATCCAGCGCAAGCCTGCCCCCCCTGGCCGTCTGATGGACATGAGCCGGAACATCGCCGATCTGATCCTGCGGGAGCGCGAAGCCGCCTACCACCGCGCGTTTGAAGCCGAACTATTGAAACGCGGGCAACTACAGGATCGCATGGGCCGCTCCGAGTCCGGTGCCGACGCGCGAGAAGATCGCGCCAGCGAAGGGGACTCATCCGACTCCTGA
- a CDS encoding BatA domain-containing protein has protein sequence MIFLQPELLWGLLAAPLPIVIHWLNRLRYRRMPWAATAFLRIATRTSTRRSRIRQWLILACRVTALTALLLLLTRPLAGGRFGAMLAGPPDLVVIALDRSASMELSMGDSGRTRRVAALETIARSPRELWRQTRFVLLDSATLLPQTIAEPAVLPELAAAAPTDAGADLPALLGAAAKALALERPGRAELWVLSDLQASSWRLEDPRWRVVAASLAALPQDVTVRLFASRGAPSANRTLRWVGVRRVAVSGRWRVDVVVAIRAEGAAANQPVMLSWNAMGVRSAAEVRPGPSFSTIQRSFEWPVDQPVFWGTVELPPDAAPVDDQVYFAVAKPAESRAVIVAEHDECERRLRWALAPLETGHVEVVRARAGSVAAALTGRVALVVIQGTELSEADIAAIRRVVAEGSSALWMPGTEAGHRRGDWTWGTLESAPEHPWRVAAWNRRDGPLRDGSDGQPIPVERLAVSHRRVPTTQPLEDAIHAVMGDGVPLLVGRVCEAGRTYALGTLPLTEWSTLAEGWVWVPMLQRMLEEGARRWEAADTLQCGQWPAFADGDWRPIEGSSSSRPGYGAGIFRRGGRMIALNRPPEEDEAEEVRPDSIRQKLSPVRTVFAGDTTAHAGEETARAEISAALAVLAMLALLAESWLLGSEHRPALP, from the coding sequence GTGATCTTTCTGCAGCCCGAGCTGCTTTGGGGATTGCTCGCCGCGCCGTTGCCGATCGTGATTCACTGGTTGAACCGGCTCCGCTACCGACGGATGCCATGGGCGGCGACTGCCTTTTTGCGTATCGCGACCCGTACATCCACGCGTCGTTCGCGTATTCGGCAGTGGCTGATTCTTGCCTGTCGCGTCACAGCGTTGACCGCACTGCTGTTGTTGCTGACCAGGCCGCTGGCGGGGGGACGATTCGGCGCCATGCTGGCCGGCCCCCCCGACCTGGTGGTGATCGCGCTGGATCGCTCCGCCAGCATGGAGCTGTCCATGGGAGACAGCGGGCGGACGCGACGCGTGGCCGCGCTGGAAACGATTGCGCGGTCGCCGCGCGAGCTATGGCGCCAGACCAGATTTGTGCTGTTGGACAGTGCGACCCTCCTGCCTCAGACCATCGCCGAGCCGGCTGTGCTTCCGGAGCTGGCGGCCGCGGCGCCGACCGATGCTGGTGCGGACCTGCCGGCACTGCTCGGCGCCGCGGCGAAGGCGCTGGCGCTGGAGCGACCCGGACGCGCCGAACTTTGGGTCCTCAGCGACCTGCAGGCCTCTTCGTGGCGGCTAGAGGATCCGCGCTGGCGGGTTGTCGCCGCTTCGCTCGCGGCGCTCCCGCAGGATGTGACTGTGCGACTCTTCGCCAGCCGCGGTGCGCCGTCTGCCAACCGTACGCTGCGGTGGGTGGGGGTGCGACGCGTAGCGGTGAGCGGGCGATGGCGAGTGGATGTCGTCGTGGCGATCCGGGCGGAAGGTGCAGCCGCAAATCAGCCCGTGATGCTCTCGTGGAATGCGATGGGTGTGCGATCCGCCGCCGAAGTGAGACCCGGCCCTTCCTTCAGCACCATTCAACGCTCATTTGAGTGGCCGGTGGATCAACCTGTCTTTTGGGGGACGGTGGAGTTGCCGCCCGACGCAGCGCCTGTGGATGACCAAGTTTATTTCGCGGTGGCGAAACCGGCTGAAAGCCGGGCGGTGATCGTCGCGGAACATGACGAATGCGAACGCCGGCTGCGCTGGGCGCTGGCGCCGTTGGAAACGGGACATGTCGAGGTGGTCCGAGCTCGAGCCGGCTCGGTCGCTGCGGCTCTCACTGGCCGTGTCGCTTTGGTCGTGATTCAAGGCACGGAATTGTCGGAGGCGGACATCGCCGCAATTCGCCGCGTGGTCGCGGAGGGATCGAGCGCGCTCTGGATGCCCGGAACTGAAGCAGGGCACCGTCGCGGCGACTGGACATGGGGCACCTTGGAGTCGGCGCCAGAACATCCCTGGCGTGTTGCAGCATGGAACCGCCGGGACGGCCCGCTCCGCGATGGCTCGGATGGCCAGCCGATTCCGGTGGAGCGGCTCGCTGTGAGTCACCGCCGGGTGCCGACGACACAACCGCTGGAAGACGCCATTCATGCCGTGATGGGGGATGGCGTTCCGCTGCTTGTGGGCCGGGTGTGCGAAGCGGGCCGAACCTACGCGCTCGGCACGCTTCCGCTAACGGAATGGTCAACCCTGGCCGAAGGGTGGGTTTGGGTCCCGATGCTGCAGCGGATGCTCGAGGAAGGTGCGCGCCGGTGGGAGGCCGCCGACACGCTGCAGTGCGGCCAGTGGCCGGCCTTCGCGGACGGCGACTGGCGACCGATTGAGGGAAGCAGTTCGAGCCGGCCCGGTTACGGAGCGGGGATCTTCCGGCGAGGTGGCCGAATGATTGCGCTAAATCGCCCGCCGGAGGAGGATGAGGCGGAGGAGGTGCGGCCCGACTCGATTCGGCAGAAACTATCGCCCGTGCGGACCGTGTTTGCGGGCGACACAACGGCGCACGCTGGGGAGGAAACCGCGCGAGCGGAGATATCCGCCGCACTTGCAGTGCTCGCGATGTTGGCGCTTCTTGCAGAGAGCTGGTTGCTGGGCAGCGAGCACCGACCGGCCCTTCCGTGA
- a CDS encoding prepilin-type N-terminal cleavage/methylation domain-containing protein, with protein MNRRGGFTLVELLAVIGIIGVLMMLISPQIGQAIARARETACRNNMSGLLKAAMAFAADNNGLMASAWSRGSQSTNDWEMCFIGQELLPPGLTVSSEWPQGKLGTLLNYLGGRDAARRLSRCPGLQPGPLRSGTGSNGYFDYAMFEIFAGAKQSRMPSRARVDLGSGLEETPCPWLVEEDPAEFLNAGYIQPFHKSTDRLGAWHRGRGNIGTPEGAVVSIGPARKTGGIFKNPRSQDWRARAPSGTEIPLYNAAVAAPNGWGWWNRQ; from the coding sequence ATGAACCGCAGGGGCGGATTTACGCTGGTGGAGCTGCTCGCGGTCATCGGTATCATCGGGGTGCTGATGATGCTGATCTCTCCGCAGATCGGGCAGGCGATTGCCCGCGCGCGGGAAACGGCCTGCCGCAACAACATGTCGGGGCTCCTGAAGGCGGCGATGGCGTTCGCGGCGGACAACAATGGTCTGATGGCGTCAGCGTGGAGCCGCGGATCTCAGTCGACGAACGATTGGGAAATGTGCTTCATTGGGCAGGAGCTGCTTCCCCCCGGCCTGACCGTGAGTTCGGAATGGCCCCAGGGCAAACTCGGTACGCTGTTGAACTATCTTGGCGGTCGAGATGCGGCCCGCCGGCTGAGCCGCTGTCCGGGATTGCAACCGGGTCCCCTCCGCAGCGGGACGGGCAGCAACGGGTACTTCGATTATGCAATGTTTGAGATTTTTGCGGGGGCGAAACAGTCTCGCATGCCGTCCCGGGCGCGGGTGGATCTGGGCTCTGGCTTGGAGGAAACACCCTGCCCGTGGTTGGTTGAGGAGGACCCGGCGGAATTTTTGAACGCTGGCTACATCCAGCCGTTTCACAAATCCACGGATCGGCTGGGTGCGTGGCATCGGGGGCGCGGGAACATTGGGACGCCGGAGGGAGCGGTCGTTTCGATCGGGCCGGCGCGCAAAACCGGCGGTATTTTCAAAAATCCGCGCTCGCAGGACTGGCGGGCGCGGGCACCGTCCGGGACCGAGATCCCGCTGTACAACGCGGCAGTGGCCGCGCCGAACGGCTGGGGCTGGTGGAATCGCCAGTAA
- a CDS encoding DUF58 domain-containing protein has protein sequence MTSPSHRELLDPAMLARLSRLTLQARSPMLGTVSGLHRSATRGSSVEFAEYRKYVQGDDIRHLDWRVIARTDRYYMKEFEADTNLRAWLLLDASGSMGFRGTHVRRFDFARRLAASLAWLLAQQGDAVGLMLCAQPAAFELPPRRSPAHLKLILDALRDAEPAGDTALVEALHRLAERARRRAMIVVISDCFADAAAVLDGFQHMRFRHHDLVVFQLLDPLEIGFAFDRPMRFDDLEGGGAVVTDPAVIGDDYRAAVTAHLAALEHGCREFGVDYRRVLLDADLENVLAAFVLSRSRAGGGAR, from the coding sequence ATGACGTCGCCGTCTCATCGCGAGTTGCTCGATCCGGCCATGCTTGCCCGGCTTTCACGGCTGACGCTGCAGGCGCGTTCGCCGATGCTCGGGACTGTGTCCGGACTGCATCGCAGTGCGACGCGGGGCTCCAGCGTGGAGTTTGCGGAGTACCGCAAGTATGTGCAGGGGGATGACATCCGGCATCTCGACTGGCGCGTTATCGCCCGGACCGACCGCTACTACATGAAAGAGTTCGAGGCGGATACCAACCTGCGCGCCTGGTTGTTGCTTGATGCGAGCGGTTCGATGGGCTTCCGCGGAACGCACGTGCGCCGGTTCGACTTTGCGCGACGTCTCGCCGCATCGCTCGCATGGCTGCTGGCACAGCAGGGCGATGCGGTGGGGTTGATGCTGTGCGCGCAGCCGGCGGCATTCGAACTGCCGCCGCGGCGTTCACCGGCCCACCTGAAACTGATCCTCGACGCGCTGCGGGACGCGGAGCCGGCCGGCGACACCGCGCTCGTGGAGGCGTTGCATCGCCTTGCCGAGCGCGCGCGCCGGCGTGCGATGATCGTGGTCATTTCCGACTGCTTTGCGGATGCCGCCGCAGTGCTGGATGGTTTCCAGCACATGCGCTTCCGACACCATGACCTGGTCGTTTTTCAATTGCTCGATCCGCTCGAGATTGGTTTCGCGTTTGACCGGCCGATGCGGTTCGATGATCTCGAGGGCGGCGGCGCCGTCGTCACGGACCCAGCGGTGATCGGCGACGACTATCGGGCGGCGGTCACCGCCCACCTCGCCGCGCTTGAACACGGCTGTCGTGAGTTCGGCGTGGACTACCGCCGAGTGTTGCTGGACGCGGATCTGGAGAATGTGCTCGCCGCATTCGTGCTGAGCCGATCACGGGCCGGCGGGGGGGCGCGGTGA
- a CDS encoding SAM-dependent chlorinase/fluorinase has product MARPSVRRPDDRCPVGPWITLLTDFGDSDSYVAAMKGVLAARAPLARVADAAHEIPRGDIRAGAWVLSQYWRWWPEGTVHVAVVDPGVGTSRAAVLARADRRWLIAPDNGLLSGVAAAADRFEAWRLRPTAGAEIISSTFHGRDLFAVVAARLVAGESWRRLVERRWEITRLREWGRPERDSAGKVRGWVLHVDRFGNAITSLEIRDLPAGRWRLRAGTFRACRLHRTYGDVAPGRPLVYLGSAGRLELAVRDASAAERYGLRPGMWVVVRPAGQLKPRATERKQ; this is encoded by the coding sequence ATGGCGAGACCTTCTGTGCGGCGTCCCGACGACCGGTGTCCCGTGGGACCTTGGATCACCTTGCTGACGGACTTCGGAGATTCGGACAGCTATGTCGCAGCGATGAAGGGAGTGCTGGCGGCGCGAGCGCCGCTAGCGCGAGTGGCGGATGCCGCTCACGAGATTCCGCGCGGCGACATTCGAGCGGGTGCCTGGGTGCTCTCTCAGTACTGGCGCTGGTGGCCGGAGGGTACCGTCCATGTGGCGGTCGTGGACCCCGGTGTCGGCACGTCCCGCGCCGCGGTGCTTGCGCGGGCCGACCGCCGCTGGTTAATCGCACCGGACAACGGACTGCTCAGCGGTGTGGCGGCGGCGGCGGACCGATTCGAAGCATGGCGGCTGCGGCCGACCGCCGGTGCGGAGATCATCTCATCAACGTTTCACGGACGCGATCTGTTCGCAGTGGTCGCGGCGCGGCTCGTGGCCGGAGAGTCCTGGAGGCGGCTGGTGGAACGGCGATGGGAGATCACGCGACTGCGGGAGTGGGGCCGGCCGGAACGTGATTCCGCTGGCAAGGTGCGGGGCTGGGTGCTGCACGTGGATCGCTTCGGGAACGCGATCACCAGCCTCGAGATACGGGATCTCCCTGCTGGCCGCTGGCGACTCCGGGCGGGGACGTTTCGCGCCTGCCGGCTGCATCGGACATATGGCGATGTCGCCCCCGGCCGCCCGCTGGTGTATCTTGGCTCCGCCGGACGGCTCGAGCTGGCGGTGCGCGATGCGTCGGCCGCCGAGCGATATGGGCTTCGGCCCGGAATGTGGGTTGTAGTCAGGCCGGCCGGGCAGCTGAAGCCGCGAGCAACGGAGCGGAAACAGTGA
- a CDS encoding glycosyltransferase family 39 protein: MATTVQPAAKTHTDTSITARRAAALVATLTILRLLYSATLELAGDEAYYWVWSRHLDIGYYSKGPAIAWVIAAATRLFGDAEWAVRLPAVLASAISSWALYGLARRLYSPRVALRALVVAATMPLLLVGSLLMTIDPLSVAAWLIGAVALHDALRTNARRHWIGAGLAVAAGTLAKFTNLAQLPSYAIAAAICPDGRRLRRPGLWLAVGIGLLGLVPPLVWNWNHGWATLQHLRARGALDQPFRGDLLAMIGFLASQAAVLSPAYAAALIAGLRRQGGEEARAPLRFLAAFVLPLPLTYALVSLNGEWEPNWTAPALAMTPVLLAGLWSPAMDCNPVVRRRAHQLVAAHAVLAVTAHLLLLGPWIFGNDRFRRIGGARSLAMEVARARATERCDAVIAGGYQLASLLIYYTPGHPWVYTPPSNPPAHQFAFWPGYRDRPDIQRVLYVAKTEHLPDPLRRDFESVRALGWVHPVYRGRTMRPHHLTVLERRRHGAASDPDPSASVKGRRGGRTDLTRSAVSDTMRGFRPAAEGR; this comes from the coding sequence ATGGCGACGACGGTCCAGCCGGCCGCGAAGACACACACCGACACCTCCATCACGGCGCGGCGCGCCGCGGCCCTTGTGGCGACGCTGACGATATTGCGGCTGCTGTACTCAGCCACGCTGGAGCTGGCGGGCGACGAAGCGTACTACTGGGTGTGGTCGCGACATTTAGACATTGGTTACTACAGCAAGGGGCCAGCGATCGCGTGGGTGATTGCGGCCGCTACCCGGCTGTTCGGCGACGCCGAATGGGCGGTGCGGCTGCCGGCAGTGCTCGCCTCCGCGATTTCCAGCTGGGCGCTGTACGGTCTGGCACGCCGTCTCTACTCGCCGCGCGTGGCGTTGCGCGCGCTGGTCGTCGCGGCGACGATGCCACTGCTGCTGGTGGGCAGTCTATTGATGACGATCGACCCCCTCAGCGTTGCGGCCTGGCTGATCGGCGCCGTCGCGCTGCACGACGCCTTGCGCACAAACGCACGCCGCCACTGGATCGGCGCGGGGCTGGCGGTGGCCGCTGGCACTCTCGCGAAATTCACGAACCTCGCCCAGCTGCCCAGCTATGCAATTGCGGCGGCGATATGCCCCGACGGCCGCCGGCTGCGCCGGCCCGGGCTCTGGCTGGCCGTCGGGATCGGCCTGCTGGGTCTCGTGCCCCCGTTGGTGTGGAACTGGAACCATGGCTGGGCCACGCTGCAGCATCTCCGAGCCCGTGGAGCGCTGGACCAACCGTTTCGCGGCGATTTACTGGCGATGATCGGCTTCTTGGCCAGTCAGGCCGCAGTGCTGTCGCCGGCGTACGCCGCGGCCCTTATCGCTGGCCTTCGCCGCCAAGGTGGAGAAGAAGCGCGGGCGCCGTTGCGTTTTCTGGCCGCGTTCGTACTGCCCCTGCCGCTGACCTATGCGCTCGTGAGCCTGAACGGCGAATGGGAACCAAACTGGACCGCCCCGGCCCTCGCGATGACGCCCGTGCTGCTGGCGGGTTTGTGGAGCCCGGCGATGGATTGCAACCCCGTGGTCCGTCGCCGAGCCCACCAGCTGGTTGCCGCGCACGCGGTTCTCGCGGTCACCGCGCACCTTCTGCTGCTGGGACCGTGGATATTCGGGAATGATCGTTTCCGGCGCATTGGCGGCGCCCGCAGCTTGGCGATGGAGGTCGCGCGGGCTCGTGCCACGGAGCGCTGCGACGCAGTGATCGCCGGCGGCTATCAGCTTGCCTCACTGCTCATCTACTACACGCCAGGCCACCCCTGGGTCTATACGCCTCCCTCCAATCCGCCCGCCCACCAGTTTGCCTTCTGGCCCGGCTACCGCGACCGGCCGGACATTCAGCGAGTGCTCTACGTCGCTAAAACGGAGCATCTTCCCGATCCGCTGCGACGGGACTTCGAATCGGTCCGCGCACTGGGCTGGGTACACCCGGTCTATCGTGGCCGGACGATGCGGCCCCACCATCTCACCGTGCTCGAACGCCGGCGCCACGGTGCCGCATCTGACCCAGACCCGAGCGCGTCAGTCAAAGGGCGGAGGGGCGGTCGAACGGATTTGACCCGCTCCGCGGTTTCGGACACGATGCGGGGCTTCCGCCCGGCGGCGGAAGGAAGGTAA
- a CDS encoding MoxR family ATPase — MSELSAPSATMNDADVQAIDRIREMCDRLRREIARVIIGQDEVVSQLLICLFCRGHALLMGVPGLAKTLLVHTISDLMRLRFSRIQFTPDLMPSDITGTEILQETDTPGRRAFEFVRGPIFANVVLADEINRTPPKTQAALLQAMQEQAVNYGSQRYPLDPPFFVLATQNPIEQEGTYPLPEAQLDRFMFFIRVDYPTEEQERRIARETTGDSRPALSPILSGPEIIEGQQLIRRVPVPDHVIEYIVRLVRRSRPSLPESPAWVRRWVQWGAGPRAVQFLVLGARAHAVLRGSYLVQVDDVHAVAMPVLEHRILTNFHAESEGIDSREIIRRLIAELSSDGR, encoded by the coding sequence ATGAGCGAGCTCTCCGCGCCCTCGGCGACGATGAACGACGCCGACGTCCAAGCGATTGATCGGATTCGGGAGATGTGCGACCGCCTCCGCCGTGAGATCGCTCGTGTGATCATCGGCCAGGACGAGGTGGTCAGCCAGTTGCTGATCTGCCTGTTCTGCCGGGGGCATGCGCTGTTGATGGGCGTCCCCGGCCTCGCGAAGACCCTTCTCGTGCACACGATCAGTGACCTCATGCGGCTTCGTTTCAGCCGAATCCAGTTCACGCCGGACTTGATGCCCTCCGACATCACCGGCACCGAAATTCTGCAGGAAACCGACACGCCCGGCCGCCGCGCATTTGAATTTGTGCGGGGGCCGATCTTCGCGAACGTGGTGCTCGCCGACGAGATCAACCGAACGCCTCCCAAGACGCAGGCCGCGCTGCTGCAGGCCATGCAGGAGCAGGCCGTGAACTACGGATCGCAGCGCTATCCGCTGGATCCGCCCTTCTTCGTGCTGGCGACTCAGAACCCCATCGAACAAGAGGGGACCTACCCGTTGCCCGAAGCGCAACTGGACCGCTTCATGTTTTTCATTCGGGTGGACTATCCCACGGAGGAGCAGGAGCGACGGATTGCGCGGGAAACCACCGGTGATTCGCGCCCGGCGCTTTCGCCGATTCTTTCTGGTCCCGAAATCATCGAAGGCCAGCAACTCATCCGCCGCGTGCCGGTGCCGGATCACGTGATCGAGTACATTGTCCGGCTGGTTCGACGTTCGCGGCCTTCCTTGCCCGAGTCGCCGGCGTGGGTCCGTCGCTGGGTACAGTGGGGAGCCGGCCCGCGCGCGGTGCAGTTCCTCGTGCTCGGCGCTCGTGCGCACGCGGTGCTCCGAGGCAGCTATCTCGTGCAGGTGGACGACGTGCACGCCGTCGCGATGCCGGTGTTGGAGCATCGCATTCTGACGAACTTTCACGCCGAATCAGAGGGAATCGACAGCCGCGAAATCATCCGCCGACTGATCGCGGAGCTCTCGTCGGACGGCCGATGA